A window from Bufo bufo chromosome 1, aBufBuf1.1, whole genome shotgun sequence encodes these proteins:
- the FNDC10 gene encoding fibronectin type III domain-containing protein 10 yields the protein MINLYFGTFQSLLLLCLFEWRPMAALGGWQRVHGHRMLRSSGSSSSGLGSSSSASTLSQHHKRGATSVNITRQSKQSNLLPDESICPYKVFSEGQEGYKKGICFRTMDSDFRCDQRECNLYKSGRSLLANVLRNSSVLLQWQPPAPYLADLKGFLINCSWNGTFTRFQCDSVQLGVNCRDYLLTDVHDNVRYRICLQTLFSNRTSMEECVDFSVEPVGMQDIVIAMTAVGGSICVMLVIICLLVAYITENLMHPAFMHPSTKRGP from the coding sequence ATGATCAATTTATACTTTGGGACCTTCCAGTCTTTGCTGCTTCTTTGCCTCTTTGAATGGAGACCGATGGCTGCTTTGGGGGGCTGGCAGCGAGTACATGGACATCGAATGCTGAGGAGCAGCGGATCATCTTCTTCTGGGTTGGGGTCTTCATCATCAGCATCTACACTATCTCAACACCATAAAAGAGGAGCTACCTCGGTAAATATAACTAGACAAAGCAAGCAAAGTAACTTACTACCAGATGAATCTATTTGCCCCTACAAAGTGTTCAGTGAGGGGCAGGAGGGCTACAAGAAGGGCATTTGTTTCAGGACCATGGATAGTGACTTCCGCTGTGACCAAAGAGAATGCAATCTGTACAAGTCAGGGAGGTCTTTGTTGGCTAACGTGTTAAGAAATAGCAGCGTCCTCCTACAATGGCAACCACCAGCTCCATACCTTGCTGACCTGAAAGGGTTTTTAATCAACTGCTCTTGGAATGGCACTTTTACTCGTTTCCAATGTGACAGTGTCCAGCTAGGTGTGAACTGTAGAGACTACCTCCTAACCGACGTGCATGACAATGTCAGGTACAGAATCTGCCTGCAGACCCTCTTCAGTAACAGGACGTCTATGGAAGAATGTGTGGACTTTAGTGTGGAGCCTGTGGGGATGCAAGATATTGTCATTGCCATGACTGCCGTTGGGGGGTCTATATGTGTGATGCTGGTCATCATCTGCCTCTTAGTGGCCTACATTACAGAAAATCTGATGCACCCCGCCTTTATGCACCCATCCACAAAGAGGGGGCCGTGA